In Sus scrofa isolate TJ Tabasco breed Duroc chromosome 12, Sscrofa11.1, whole genome shotgun sequence, the DNA window tagcctgggaacctccatatgccgagggagcggcccaagaaatgggaaaaagacaaaaaaaaaaaaaaaaaagcatcccagCTAGTATTATTAGCATCTCCCATGGTTAGGAAAGGACAGATGATTCAGTAGGATCAGGAGGTAAATAGAGCAGGAAAGATTAAACATAGCCCCCATCTCATCCCACTTCAATGCTAATTAGTTTGTGGCCAGCATGCTGTTCAAGCTTGGACATTAATAAGAGATCCCCAGAAAAACATCGGGTAAGGCATCCAGAGGTCTGAGACATTGAACCTCACAACCCTCTGAATAGCTGTCCCCACTTAACAGCTCAacaaactgaagctcagagatatGGAAGCAAAGTGTAACAGGCCTGAGGCCAAGCAGCTGGTGAGGGGCACAGCTGGGATGTGAACACGCTTTCAGGGACCCTAGTCTTTGCTCAAGGCTACTACACTGAAGTACCCCCCAGCCTTTCCCAAATCACCAGCTCCAGAGTCCTAGAAAGGCAGTAGCTGAAGGTGTCCCGTAAGATAAGAGTGGGAAGCACTGCTGATGGCAGAAGGGTCAGCACAGCACCTCTGCAGTTCTTGCCTTTTGCACAAGTGCCGTGGGGGTTCTCAACAGCAAGTCGGCTGAGATGGAGAGGGAAAGGGATTTTAAAGTGGCTCAAGACATCCAGAAGCACATGGATGGCTGTCCTCCCCTCTGTCCAAAGCAAGGTCTTTATTGTCCAGCCAATCAACACGTGTTCACCCAGGCCTAGTGCTGTACCAGGCACACGGTATTGAGCATAAATACAAAAGTGTAAGACACAGGTCCTGCCAGTCTGAGGCGTACAGTCTAAATGTTTCTCAGGACTTAACCCCATGAGTAAAAATCAAATCTGGACTCTGTAGCCAGGAGTACAATGAGCATTCTTTAAAGTCactatttgaaagaaaaacattacatcCCACATTTATCATGGCATGAAAGTTCTTCCTAGTTATAGCTACTTCATTGCTGTCAATAAACACGGTTTACTTTTGTTAAAATTCACCTAACATTTTCCTCCTtggcaaaggaattttaaaaggtagtaGTGAAGAGCTTCGGTGCAAATTTGGCCAACAGCTGTCTGGGCAAAAGTGCTCTAGATACCGAGTGACTGAGCTCATTTCCGGGCCATTTCTCCGACTGTTCTGAGGACAACCTAAGACATCTTTCCACCGAAGACATTACTCCCAGCCAGACGAGGGAGTCAGGGCTACGGAGAGTGGTCTGGACGAGACATTCTTCATAGCGAACTTTAGCACCAACCACCTCGGGGACCACACCAGGGGCTGCCGGGAGCTTCACCCCCCGTGTTGACCACCTGATTCTCTGACAGACGCACAGAACTCACAGGCGTGTGGTTCTGGGAACAGCAGCTCATCCAAACCGAAGGCTGGACTGAGACACTGTACACAGTGACAGTTCCACCCCAGGAGGGAACGTCCAGCTGTGAGCGGAGAACATTCAGCACAAAGCAGACACGTGGGAGCAGCGGTCTCAGGAGCCTGAAGCCCGGGCGGTGATGCAGGCACACAGGCTCCACCGGCACCTCCTGCCTTAACTGGACCCTGCGCGTGTGGCTGTGGAGCCCGGGGAAGAGCCTTTGCTGCGTGCTGGGGTCACGACCCCAGGGTCTCCATTTGGCAActaagaggcaaagaaggaaagGACTGGATGCTTTTCTAGAGTTTCTAGGTCCTGATACCCTCATGGAAAAAGACCACCGATTCCTTTCAATTAAACCAGGAAATCCAGGTTAGAATATCGCTTCAGGGAAAAGTTCAAATCTGAACTTCTTACCTGCAGGAAGCAAGAGCCTTTTTCTCTTGAGGACCATTTGCTTCAAAGCACTGAAAGGCGAGCTGCTAGCTCTGGCAGTGATGGGAAAAGGATGCCAAAGTCTGAGCGGACCCCAGGTGGGCAGAGACGCCAGACCCAGGACGGCACAAACGAACTCGGTCCCCCGCCCACCCTCCGCCTTCTTCCCATCTCGAGGCCACTCTGGTTGTTGTGCACGGAGCCCCCTGGACCCCTGCATCCACTGCCAAACTGGCCATCACAGCCATTAAAATGGAAGGTAGCATTTAAAATGTAACACTCGTTGTTCATAACATGTAAGACTGGTTTCCCTAGCACATGTATAAGGCACCATGTGAGAAAGCTGCTCCCACGCCCGGCCACACGCCCACACTCGGCTcctcacacgcacacacgcacacagagagGCCAGCTGCTTTGGCCATGATGCACAGGGAACGGAGCGCTTCCCGTCACTTCTGGTTTTTGAGCTGGTTGGAGAGCCAGTCCAGGCCTTCGTAAAGCCCATCTCCACTGGTGGCACAAGTAGCCTGAATGTACCAGTTCCTCTGGCGGAGGGAGTGTAAGCCGAGCTTGTCTGTTATCTCTGCTGCATTCATAGCATTGGGAAGATCCTTGAAAGAGAATATTCAAACGTCAGTTTATAAATGTTCCATCCACGTAACAGAATATGAAGCTTTTCCCCCAAACCTGCTCTTAACCCGCAAGCTTATCTCTAGCCTCCCAGTGGCTCAGGCCCTAAACCTTGAAATCATCccaaatttttctctctctcctctcacaaCTCCACGCTAGGAAATGCCCCCAGCTCTATCCTCAGAGATATCAGAACCTGCCACTTCTCACCATCTCCATAGCTGTGCCCTGCTCCCACCATCGTCTATCATTTCTCCCTTGGGTTAGTGAAATGACCTCTGGTTGGTTCCCCCACTTCCGCTCTTGTTCCCGGGGAGTGTATTCTCACCTCGCAGTCAATGAAAGATCAAAACCCTGCGACAGCTCCATCTCCTGGGGTCCCTTAGGATGTTCTGTGAGGCCTTGGTGACCTAAGCCCCTGTGACCCCTCCTCATTGTCCTGCTTCACCTTTTTAAATACAGCACTCACCGCAAGTTACTGTATCATAAAACTGACTTCAGTGTGCGTATTCTCTGCCTCCCCTAACAAGAATGCAAGCTTTACTGGGGCAGGGATCTCTAGCTTGTTCTCTGATGTATTCCACGTgcctagaactgtgcctggcatgtagtgagGTCAGACTGAATTGGAATAAATCAGCATTAAAGAGCAAGGCAGATCTGGCTGCAAGGATATGGAAGGACATCAAAGCTATGCTAAGGGAAGAAGCAGGTTGCAAAACAATGTAGAATATGATCTCCAGAACTGAAATATGAATATAATCACATAATCGCCGCTTATACAGGCACAGGGAGTTATATCTCTAGAAAGAAGTATGAGAAATTTAACAATGTCTTACCCTGAAGAGTGGGGCTAGAATGTTTCACTTGCTATTCTGAATTGTCTGCGTGTTTATACCATGAGCatgttctgtttttataattgaaaagcacaagtgttattttcttttaggaaagtCTGTTACGTTCACTAGTGACCTTCAAACTGACATCGATCCTAGTGGTAGGGTCATAGCTGAGTGAGTGAAGATCGACTCTCCCCTGAAAATCGTGCTGACAAAGAGCTAGATGACAAGAGAAAATGCTTTGAATAAATCCGAAGTGACAAACAGGATGCAGCACCACCCAAACAATACGATCTCCATTATATAACAAACATCGTCACGGAGGAGAAAGTGGAAGGAAACACATCACAACGTGACGGTGGATATCCAGGCTGGAGCAGTCCACAGGATTCTGCCTTCTCCTCCACACTTGGTTCAGCTTTGAGTCCTGAGGCTGCATGGTTctacctcctcctcccactcctttTTTACTGCTTTATGTTATATTTACACAGTTTCTCCAACGACAGGCCCCATCTGATCCAATCTCATCTTCTCCTTtgctccccctaccccccactcCATCCCTGCTGCACTGGCTGCCTTGCTGTTCCTAGAACAGCCTGGCTCTCTGCCTGCTGGACTTCGGTCTCTGCTCAGATGTCGTCTGGCCCTTCCTCCAAGAAAACTCCTCCTGGACATATTACATGTTATTTATTGACTGACTCTCTCCCTACTAAAACGTAAACTCCATGAAcacagggatttttgtctgtccGGTTCACTGCTATATCACCAATACCTAAAATGATGTCTGGATCTTAGTGAAAGTCAGTGGCTATTTGTTGAGCAAGTGAACGAATAGAAAAACAGGAGGTGAAGGAGAGGGTCATGGTAGGAAGTGAAGACAGGGAAGCAGGCATCTAATTAAATATGCAGAAAGCCAGTGACATACCTGTTTATTTACAAACACCAATAAAACTGCATCTCTGAGCTCATCTTCAGCTAACATTCTGGTTAGTTCTTCTCGGGCTTCATTGACCCGCTCTCTATCGTTACTGTCAACCACAAAAATCAGACCTGGAAAGAAATCGCAAGTGTGTTAGTAATCAGAACCTGGGAAGGGCAGCTGTTTACATGTCCTCACAGCTTCTCCCTGCTTACGAGTGTGGTTTCACCGAAAGCAATCAATACAGAAGGGTATATGATCGCTAGAAGTGGGAAGCCTGCTGTACAGGCAGCTAGCCTTTTTCAGAGGCATCATAGCCCTTTACCAGATTATCAATAACAAGAACATAGAGAGGAAACAAGAACACAGAAAAggttagggtttttttggttgttgttgctgttgttttttggctgccctgtggcatgtggagttacctggccagggatcagatctgagccatgccagatcctttaatccactgtgcctggccagggatcgaacctgcgtcctggcaccaCAGGGACATCGccaattctgttgcaccacagcacgAACTCTtaggctctcttttttttttttttcccccatctttttagggcccacccacagcatatgaaaattcccagggtaggggtcaaatctgaggtgtagctgctggcctacactacagccacggcaatgcgggatccgagccacatctccaacctacaccacagctcatggcaaaaccagatccttaacccactgagcaaggccagggatcaaacctgcatcctcatggatactaggcagatttgtttccactgaccacaataggaactcctcctagGCTCACTTTTAATCACTTCACTTCTACATCATGCCTACATGATGAAGACCCAATAAAAATCTATGGACATCCAAGTTCAGGTAAGTTCCCTCCTGGTTGCCAATGCTCTGTGCACGACACAAGCTTTGGGTGTGGGACCTCAGAtcttgccctgtgcatctcttccctTGGCTGATTCCTTTGTATTCTTTTGCTATAACAAAACTGTGATCCTGGGTATAGCATTTTCCTGAGTCCTGTGAGTTGTTTTAATGAATTGTTGACCCTGAGGGGATAGTGGGAAGTGCCACATTTGGAGCCAGCtgaaaaaaaagggagggtggTCTGCAGAGCCCCAAATTTGAGGTAGTGTCTGAGAGTCTTGAGCTCTTAAGCTGTGACGTGTGGCCCACCACCAGGTGGTTGGTGTCAGGAGTCTTTGCAGCATCCCACACTACACAGCAGCACAGAAATCCCAGGAAGCAAGAGCAGGTCGAAGAAAGGTACTACCCCAGTCGTCTCTGGGCAAAGGTGGCTGAAACCTGCACAGGCCTGGTCACTGCCACACTGGCTGGAGGAAGAGGTGGGGCTGGACGAGGTGCCCAGGAGTCACTATCCAGACCAGGATGGGGAGGACTCTTAGCAGTGGTCCTCGTGATAGTAACGGTGATGACAGCTTGGTGGTTAGCTGACAGCAGGCCCTCTATGAGACAAACCGGGAGGGAGCTGCCAAAAGAACTAATTTGATCCGAGGCTGTATCAACTGGAGTGCTAGCAGTTCAGTTTCTAAAATATGGGCAATAAAAAGCCGACTCTACTGTACATTAGTGAGAGTTAGGTGGTCAGTGGTGGACCCGACACTCTAAGACACAAGCAACCTGGGGGGATCCAAAGAATGGCTAGGATGGCAGAGGAATCAGATACCTTGTCACAGGAAAAATAACGTGCATAACTGGGAAAACTACTTTGGGAAAATACTCACTGGGGGGACTGAGCTGTTTTCAAATATCTAAAAGCTATGACATAAAGAGAGGTCCAACTTGTTTTATAGAGGAGGTCAAGGTGATAAAGGGTCAACAGAACTGAAGGTGCAGTGGGCTGTCTCAGGAGGCACACCTGTCACTGGAGACATCTGTGTGCAGCTAAGCCGCCACTTGGGACACTGCAAAAGGGACTCTGCTGGCAGGAAAAGGGTAGTGGGTTCCAATGACCTCTGGCTTCCTTCTGACAACAAGATCTCATAAGCAGGTCTAGGAGGGAACACCGGTGCTGGCCCTCTCCCTTgctgctccccaggccccctcATAAGCAGGTCTAGGAGGGAACACCAGTGCTGGCCCTCTCCTTTGCTGCTCCCCAGGCCCACCCAACAGCTGCCAGAACAGCTCCCTCCGACAGGCGGGAGCTCCCACGGCTTCAGGATGTTTGGGGCTTACATGAGAGTCAAAGTCATGTCTGTTACATCACATGAGACCAAAAAATGCAGAACATTCAAAATTCCCCCCAAAGATTTGAGAGGCTGCCAGTAAGTTCTGGACTCTGATCATATCTAAGCAAATGAAGTTATCCTCAAATTTGAGAAGATCCTTAGTCTCCAATTCAAAAATAACAGGATGGAAGCTGACCCCTCTGTCATTCCTAATAAAAATAAGGCTTTATAAATATTAGggcccggagttcccgtcgtggcgcagtggttaacagatccgactaggaaccatgaggttgcgggttcgatccctgcccttgctcagtgggttgacgatccggcgttgccgtgagctgtggtgtaggttgcagatgcggctcagatcccacattgctgtggctctggcgtaggctggcagctgcagctccgattggaccctagcctgggagcctccacatgccgcgggagcggcccaaagaaatagcaaaaagacaaaaaaaaaaaaaaaaaataggtcccattttatactctgtttttatttaaatccttATGTGAGAAACAAAAGAACCTAGCATCAGACCGACTATGCTTTTGAACTAAGaaaacctagaaaaggcaaatttacACATGAATAGTGTACcgtaatttgttttttaaagtgggGAGGGATATATATCTACAGCT includes these proteins:
- the ARF2 gene encoding ADP-ribosylation factor 2 isoform X1; this encodes MGNVFEKLFKSLFGKKEMRILMVGLDAAGKTTILYKLKLGEIVTTIPTIGFNVETVEYKNISFTVWDVGGQDKIRPLWRHYFQNTQGLIFVVDSNDRERVNEAREELTRMLAEDELRDAVLLVFVNKQDLPNAMNAAEITDKLGLHSLRQRNWYIQATCATSGDGLYEGLDWLSNQLKNQK
- the ARF2 gene encoding ADP-ribosylation factor 2 (The RefSeq protein has 1 substitution compared to this genomic sequence) gives rise to the protein MGNVFEKLFKSLFGKKEMRTLMVGLDAAGKTTILYKLKLGEIVTTIPTIGFNVETVEYKNISFTVWDVGGQDKIRPLWRHYFQNTQGLIFVVDSNDRERVNEAREELTRMLAEDELRDAVLLVFVNKQDLPNAMNAAEITDKLGLHSLRQRNWYIQATCATSGDGLYEGLDWLSNQLKNQK